In Anaerobacillus isosaccharinicus, one genomic interval encodes:
- the yugI gene encoding S1 domain-containing post-transcriptional regulator GSP13, translating to MSDQLEVGSVVEGKVTGIKPFGAFVAINEEKQGLVHISQVAHGFVKDINEHLSVGDEVKVKVMSVDGDTGKISLSIRETVAAPEKPARPAAKPRTERPRKVEAAHQEKSQGFNTLEEKLKGWLKQSNEIQADLNKRTKK from the coding sequence ATGTCAGATCAATTAGAAGTAGGAAGTGTAGTAGAAGGCAAGGTTACAGGAATCAAGCCTTTTGGTGCGTTTGTAGCTATTAATGAAGAAAAACAAGGATTAGTTCATATTTCTCAAGTAGCTCACGGGTTTGTTAAAGATATTAACGAACACCTTTCTGTAGGTGATGAAGTTAAAGTAAAGGTTATGTCTGTTGACGGAGACACTGGGAAGATTTCACTTTCAATCCGTGAAACAGTAGCTGCACCTGAAAAGCCAGCTAGACCAGCAGCTAAACCTCGTACGGAAAGACCAAGAAAGGTTGAAGCAGCTCATCAAGAAAAGAGCCAAGGTTTCAACACTCTTGAAGAGAAATTAAAAGGTTGGTTAAAACAATCTAACGAGATTCAAGCGGATCTTAACAAGCGTACAAAAAAATAA